A portion of the Actomonas aquatica genome contains these proteins:
- a CDS encoding class I SAM-dependent methyltransferase — MARNDHFSAFAATYASYRPTYPAALFAWLADQAPATYGAWDCATGTGQAALSLAEHFAHVFASDVGIGMIEHAVPHPRISYHLAPAEEPPPSITDLDLITVAQALHWFDRDTFFAACEQRLRPGGILAYWGYLLPSITPAVDAVVRHYHDIAVGPHWPPDRGPLLDGYAQIAPPNMERLTAPPFAMTATWTLDQLIGQLDSWSATHRARQATGNDPLAPIVPELRAAWAEAPQRPITWPLPFHAFRKPR, encoded by the coding sequence ATGGCCCGCAACGATCACTTCTCCGCCTTCGCCGCCACCTACGCGTCGTATCGCCCCACCTACCCAGCAGCACTCTTCGCCTGGCTGGCCGACCAAGCCCCCGCCACCTATGGCGCCTGGGACTGCGCCACCGGCACCGGTCAGGCCGCGCTCAGCCTCGCCGAGCATTTTGCACACGTCTTCGCGTCCGACGTCGGCATCGGCATGATCGAACACGCCGTGCCGCACCCGCGTATTTCCTACCACCTCGCCCCCGCCGAAGAGCCCCCGCCCAGCATCACTGACCTCGACCTCATCACCGTCGCCCAAGCCCTGCACTGGTTCGATCGCGACACCTTCTTCGCCGCCTGCGAGCAGCGCCTGCGCCCCGGTGGCATCCTTGCTTACTGGGGTTACCTGCTCCCCTCCATCACGCCCGCCGTCGATGCCGTCGTCCGCCACTATCACGACATCGCAGTCGGCCCCCACTGGCCACCCGACCGCGGCCCGTTGCTCGACGGCTACGCGCAAATCGCGCCGCCCAATATGGAGCGCCTGACCGCGCCTCCCTTTGCCATGACCGCCACCTGGACCCTCGATCAACTCATCGGCCAACTCGACTCCTGGTCCGCCACCCACCGCGCCCGCCAGGCCACCGGCAATGACCCCTTGGCCCCGATCGTCCCAGAGCTCCGCGCCGCCTGGGCCGAAGCCCCCCAACGCCCCATCACTTGGCCCCTCCCCTTCCACGCCTTCCGCAAGCCAAGGTAG
- a CDS encoding PEP-CTERM sorting domain-containing protein, with protein MATDALSVRIERIINPLMLVYRSATWLLVSLFAGLAWTSGLRARAITYTFDTDLEGWSNVLTSTTGPLAFGYQPVSDLLRLESPGISVSDGNSPHRDWAQSSALLIRSPEFQVNSLPEFSITFELGSGSGTTDGAPSTDADAALSQPSSVDGYTGLLLRNASTGAYLIASTMTDTSTHEQTVMWTSGQLQSLVNTSDYYTLDLVDMDQGAWGWVSLDNVSIYGASAVPEPATTALWLGLVGLVAVAAVKRRRD; from the coding sequence TTGGCCACAGACGCTTTGTCGGTGCGTATTGAGCGGATAATAAATCCGCTCATGTTGGTATATAGAAGTGCGACATGGTTGCTGGTTTCGCTTTTCGCCGGCTTGGCGTGGACGAGTGGTCTGCGAGCGCGGGCGATCACCTACACTTTTGATACTGATTTGGAGGGGTGGAGCAATGTGCTGACCTCGACCACCGGTCCGTTGGCTTTCGGTTATCAACCGGTATCGGATCTTCTTCGTCTGGAAAGTCCGGGCATCAGCGTGAGCGATGGGAACAGTCCTCATCGTGACTGGGCGCAGAGCTCGGCTTTATTGATTCGTTCGCCGGAGTTTCAGGTGAATAGTCTGCCGGAGTTCTCCATCACGTTTGAACTGGGTAGTGGGAGTGGCACGACGGATGGCGCGCCGAGCACAGATGCGGATGCCGCTCTGAGTCAGCCGTCATCCGTTGATGGATACACTGGGCTGTTGCTGCGCAATGCCTCCACCGGCGCTTACCTGATCGCCAGCACGATGACGGATACGTCGACGCATGAGCAGACTGTCATGTGGACCTCCGGTCAGCTGCAGTCGCTGGTGAATACCAGCGATTATTACACCTTGGACCTGGTCGATATGGACCAAGGCGCGTGGGGCTGGGTGTCGCTGGACAACGTGTCGATCTACGGTGCATCGGCCGTGCCGGAACCGGCGACCACGGCGCTTTGGCTGGGGCTGGTGGGATTGGTTGCGGTGGCCGCCGTGAAAAGGCGACGTGATTAA
- the sucD gene encoding succinate--CoA ligase subunit alpha, with protein MSILINPETKIMVQGITGAFGGKHAGLSIDYGTQLVAGVTPGKGGQFFEHGDVKVPIFNTVAEAAAATGATVSAIFVPPPFAADAILECVDAGIDLAVCITEGIPIKDMVRVKRAMRGKPTRLIGPNCPGLVTPGTGPDSSGGCRIGIAPGYIHKKGHVGVVSRSGTLTYEAVFQITTKGLGQSTSVGIGGDPVNGTNHLDVIKLFNEDPDTKGIILIGEIGGNAEVEAARWIKANCKKPVAGFIAGATAPPGRRMGHAGAIVGGKEDTAEAKIAVFKECGIEVAVTPSDMADALLRKAEALGVSLS; from the coding sequence ATGTCCATTCTCATCAATCCCGAAACCAAGATCATGGTCCAAGGCATCACCGGTGCCTTCGGCGGCAAACACGCCGGCCTGTCCATCGACTACGGCACGCAACTCGTGGCCGGCGTCACCCCGGGCAAGGGCGGTCAGTTTTTTGAGCATGGCGACGTCAAAGTCCCCATCTTCAACACCGTGGCCGAAGCCGCCGCCGCCACCGGCGCGACCGTTTCCGCCATCTTCGTGCCGCCGCCCTTCGCGGCCGACGCCATCCTCGAGTGCGTCGATGCCGGCATCGACCTCGCCGTCTGCATCACCGAAGGCATTCCGATCAAGGACATGGTCCGCGTGAAGCGTGCCATGCGCGGCAAGCCCACCCGCCTCATCGGCCCCAACTGCCCGGGTCTCGTCACCCCCGGCACCGGCCCGGACTCCTCCGGCGGCTGCCGCATCGGCATCGCCCCCGGCTACATCCACAAGAAGGGCCACGTCGGCGTCGTTTCCCGCTCCGGCACCCTCACCTACGAGGCCGTGTTCCAGATCACCACCAAGGGCCTCGGCCAGTCCACCTCCGTGGGCATCGGCGGCGACCCGGTCAACGGCACCAACCACCTCGACGTCATCAAGCTCTTCAACGAAGACCCCGACACCAAGGGCATCATCCTCATCGGTGAAATCGGCGGCAACGCCGAGGTCGAGGCCGCCCGCTGGATCAAAGCCAACTGCAAGAAGCCGGTCGCCGGCTTCATCGCCGGAGCCACCGCGCCTCCCGGCCGCCGCATGGGCCACGCCGGCGCCATCGTGGGTGGCAAGGAAGACACCGCCGAAGCCAAGATCGCCGTCTTCAAGGAATGCGGCATCGAAGTCGCGGTAACCCCGTCCGACATGGCCGACGCGCTCCTGCGCAAAGCCGAAGCCCTCGGCGTCAGCCTCAGCTAA
- a CDS encoding phosphoribosyltransferase, protein MVQSAEDIEAVLDCLAVEVEGWAQECQERDGRMLLMMCVLRGGAFFFSDLVQRIGYSIEPAFCRAWSYAKDMTAKPEDAVKIDWPEVDLRGRDVVLVDNICDTGRTFAQATVEVLAREPARVRTVSFLRRKQVEVIHEPTLSGVSYTGPEWLVGYGLRDRGTTMMNARLVARVRDTENTGFTANNSSSPFAYKAVF, encoded by the coding sequence TTGGTTCAATCAGCGGAAGATATCGAAGCGGTGCTCGATTGTCTGGCGGTGGAAGTCGAGGGCTGGGCGCAGGAATGTCAGGAGCGAGATGGGCGGATGCTGCTGATGATGTGTGTGCTGCGGGGCGGGGCGTTTTTCTTTTCGGATTTGGTGCAGCGGATCGGTTACTCGATCGAACCGGCGTTTTGCCGGGCTTGGAGCTACGCCAAAGATATGACCGCCAAGCCGGAGGATGCGGTGAAGATCGATTGGCCGGAGGTCGATCTGCGCGGGCGTGACGTGGTGCTGGTGGACAATATTTGTGACACCGGCCGGACGTTTGCGCAGGCCACGGTGGAGGTGTTGGCGCGGGAGCCGGCGCGGGTGCGCACGGTGTCGTTTTTGCGGCGCAAGCAGGTCGAGGTGATCCATGAACCGACGCTTTCGGGCGTGAGTTACACGGGGCCGGAGTGGCTGGTCGGTTACGGTCTGCGAGACCGTGGGACCACGATGATGAATGCGCGTTTGGTGGCGCGGGTGCGCGATACCGAAAACACGGGGTTTACCGCCAATAACTCGAGTTCGCCGTTTGCGTATAAGGCGGTGTTTTAG
- the sucC gene encoding ADP-forming succinate--CoA ligase subunit beta: MNIHEYQAKALFEKYGVPVPKGAAAKNAAEFDTALATLPEGPTMVKSQIHAGGRGKGTFTDGYKGGVKFCPTKAEAKEVAGKMLDNTLVTIQTGPAGRKVQTVYFTVASDIKKEYYLSILLDRGTSQPVIIASTEGGVEIEKVAEETPEKITKVFVDPAYGLADFQVREIIFSLGLNKTESKNAAKLLRNLYNCFWETDASMIEVNPLITTPDDDVLALDAKVSFDSNALYRHPDIVALRDLNEEDPKEIEASKYDLAYIALDGNIACLVNGAGLAMSTMDIIKHFGGNPANFLDVGGGASKEKVVAAFKIILGDPNVKGILVNIFGGIMDCNVIAEGVVEAVKEVGLELPLVVRLEGNNVEAGKKTLDASGLSLVSGDSMADAAQKIVNLVA, encoded by the coding sequence ATGAACATCCACGAGTATCAGGCCAAAGCCCTGTTTGAGAAATACGGCGTGCCGGTGCCAAAAGGCGCCGCCGCTAAAAACGCCGCGGAATTCGACACCGCCCTGGCGACCCTCCCCGAAGGTCCCACCATGGTGAAGTCTCAGATCCACGCCGGTGGCCGGGGCAAAGGCACCTTTACCGACGGCTACAAGGGCGGCGTGAAGTTCTGCCCCACCAAGGCCGAGGCCAAGGAAGTGGCCGGCAAGATGCTCGATAATACGCTGGTCACCATCCAGACCGGCCCCGCCGGCCGCAAGGTGCAGACCGTCTACTTCACCGTCGCGAGCGACATCAAGAAGGAGTATTACCTCTCCATCCTCCTCGACCGCGGCACCTCCCAGCCGGTCATCATCGCCTCCACCGAAGGTGGCGTCGAAATCGAGAAGGTCGCCGAAGAGACGCCCGAGAAGATCACCAAGGTCTTCGTCGATCCCGCCTACGGCCTGGCCGACTTCCAGGTGCGCGAGATCATCTTCTCCCTCGGCCTCAACAAGACCGAGTCCAAGAACGCCGCCAAGCTCCTGCGCAACCTCTATAACTGCTTCTGGGAAACCGACGCGTCCATGATCGAGGTCAACCCCCTCATCACCACGCCCGACGACGACGTCCTCGCCCTCGACGCCAAGGTCTCCTTCGACTCCAACGCCCTCTACCGTCATCCCGACATCGTCGCCCTCCGCGACCTCAACGAAGAGGACCCCAAGGAGATCGAGGCTTCCAAATACGACCTGGCTTACATCGCCCTCGACGGCAACATCGCCTGCCTCGTCAACGGTGCCGGTCTCGCCATGTCCACCATGGACATCATCAAGCACTTCGGTGGCAACCCCGCCAACTTCCTCGACGTCGGTGGTGGCGCCTCCAAGGAGAAGGTCGTCGCAGCCTTCAAAATCATTCTCGGTGACCCCAACGTGAAGGGCATCCTCGTCAACATCTTCGGCGGCATCATGGACTGCAACGTCATCGCCGAGGGTGTGGTCGAAGCCGTCAAGGAAGTCGGCCTCGAGCTCCCGCTCGTCGTCCGTCTCGAAGGCAACAACGTCGAAGCCGGTAAAAAGACCCTCGACGCCTCCGGCCTCTCGCTGGTCTCCGGCGACTCCATGGCCGACGCCGCCCAGAAGATCGTGAACCTCGTCGCCTGA
- the mtnA gene encoding S-methyl-5-thioribose-1-phosphate isomerase, with translation MNVAGKPTRTIWPAADGASVEIIDQTRLPHRYEIATLRTLDDAAHAISAMLVRGAPLIGATAAYGMWLALRADPSDAALTHAYDTLYATRPTAVNLRWALDRVRTAVSPLTPADRAAATRDLAAALCDEDVAINHAIGQAGLALIRDLAATKPAGQPVNILTHCNAGWLATVDWGTATSPIYQAHDAGIPVHVWVDETRPRNQGFHLTAWELLNHGVPHTCIVDNAGGHLMQHGQVDLVIVGTDRTTATGDVCNKIGTYLKALAAHDNGVPFYVALPSPTIDWTVRDGVREIPIEERGAHEVTHVSGLTTDGEVASLQIPPTGSPAANPAFDVTPARLVTGLLTERGLCPATHAGLAQLFPDHAQIS, from the coding sequence ATGAACGTCGCAGGCAAACCCACTCGCACCATCTGGCCGGCCGCCGACGGCGCCAGCGTTGAAATCATCGACCAAACGCGCCTGCCGCACCGCTATGAGATCGCCACCCTGCGCACGCTCGACGACGCCGCCCACGCCATCTCCGCCATGCTCGTGCGCGGCGCGCCCCTCATCGGCGCCACCGCCGCCTACGGCATGTGGCTCGCCCTTCGCGCCGATCCCTCCGACGCCGCCCTGACCCACGCCTACGACACCCTCTACGCCACCCGCCCCACCGCGGTGAACCTCCGCTGGGCCCTCGACCGCGTGCGCACCGCCGTCTCTCCGCTCACCCCGGCCGATCGCGCCGCCGCCACCCGCGACCTCGCCGCCGCCCTCTGCGACGAAGACGTCGCCATCAACCACGCCATCGGCCAGGCCGGCCTCGCCCTCATTCGCGACCTCGCCGCCACCAAACCCGCCGGCCAGCCCGTCAACATCCTCACCCACTGCAACGCCGGGTGGCTCGCCACCGTCGATTGGGGCACCGCCACCTCCCCCATTTACCAAGCCCACGATGCCGGCATCCCCGTGCACGTCTGGGTCGACGAAACCCGCCCGCGCAACCAAGGCTTCCACCTCACCGCCTGGGAACTGCTCAACCACGGCGTGCCCCACACCTGCATCGTCGACAACGCCGGCGGCCACCTCATGCAACACGGCCAGGTCGACCTCGTCATCGTCGGCACCGATCGCACCACCGCCACCGGCGACGTCTGCAACAAAATCGGCACCTACCTCAAAGCCCTCGCCGCCCACGACAACGGCGTCCCCTTCTACGTCGCCCTGCCCTCGCCCACCATCGACTGGACCGTGCGAGACGGCGTGCGCGAAATCCCCATCGAGGAACGCGGCGCACATGAAGTCACCCACGTCAGTGGACTCACCACCGATGGCGAAGTCGCGTCCCTCCAAATCCCGCCCACCGGCAGCCCGGCGGCCAACCCCGCCTTCGACGTCACCCCCGCCCGCCTCGTCACCGGTCTGCTCACCGAACGCGGCCTCTGCCCCGCCACCCACGCAGGCCTCGCCCAGCTCTTCCCGGACCACGCACAAATTTCGTAA